From Phenylobacterium immobile (ATCC 35973), a single genomic window includes:
- a CDS encoding TetR/AcrR family transcriptional regulator, with product MRKIDPARHEERRRQIMEAAGRCLARDGFRGATMARICAEAGMSPGNVYHYFESKEAIVAARAQTVLARWAEAFAELIAGGDPLSLLPSKVLALSARSEAGLNQSLNQVNYETLAEAARNPAMAEIVKRHSDGVRSLFREFLQNAQARGQVDAGLDADAAASALLGMSQSAREWKARDPEFDLASYLALLDDLARRMLAPSR from the coding sequence ATGCGAAAAATAGACCCCGCCCGGCATGAAGAGCGTCGGCGGCAGATCATGGAGGCCGCAGGCCGCTGCCTGGCGCGAGACGGCTTTCGCGGCGCGACCATGGCGCGCATCTGCGCCGAGGCGGGCATGAGCCCCGGCAACGTCTACCACTACTTCGAGAGCAAGGAGGCGATCGTCGCGGCCCGGGCGCAGACGGTCCTGGCGCGGTGGGCGGAGGCTTTCGCCGAACTGATCGCCGGCGGCGATCCCCTTTCCCTGCTGCCGTCCAAGGTGCTGGCGCTTTCCGCCCGCTCAGAAGCGGGGCTCAACCAGAGCCTGAACCAGGTGAACTACGAGACGCTGGCGGAGGCGGCGCGAAACCCGGCGATGGCCGAGATCGTCAAGCGCCACAGCGACGGCGTGCGCAGCCTGTTTCGTGAGTTCCTGCAGAACGCTCAGGCGCGCGGCCAGGTCGATGCGGGGCTGGACGCCGATGCGGCGGCCTCGGCCTTGCTCGGCATGAGCCAGTCGGCCCGAGAATGGAAGGCGCGCGATCCGGAGTTTGACCTCGCCTCGTACCTGGCCCTGCTGGACGACCTGGCGCGACGCATGCTCGCGCCGTCGCGCTGA
- a CDS encoding aromatic ring-hydroxylating oxygenase subunit alpha produces the protein MLLTSGKPFHDYVDVENATVDRTIFSDQAIYDAELERIFARAWNFMCHESQIPRPGDFLLNFIGEESVIATRDKKGELQVLLNSCRHRGNAVCRAEQGNARSFLCTYHGWTYGLDGKLIGVPGYKDFYHEQLDKSQWGLVSAAKVASYKGWVFATMDPEAPDLEEYLGPVGRIGIDLCASRGDMIAVEGVQKNIIGCNWKLAVDNLFDYYHVAITHASAFMTEFMPGRNAARRAAGQNPMNHRVLLGDYGHAIGGPKVPQEEWDAIGLEDTGPINEEWRKGPVAQEALGEAASALRGQPNIWPNLWLTGGGSQFSLRLPKGPHATEIWWFTFVDKNQPPEMQALRAKLSTRAFGPAGMLEQEDGENWDQSTRATRGPIARRYPLNYQMNLRRGEPTITEQGVPYIDAAINEHGQLWTYLAWAEWMDAESWADLKANRTPTPRAPF, from the coding sequence ATGCTGCTGACGTCCGGCAAGCCGTTCCACGACTATGTCGATGTCGAGAACGCGACGGTCGACCGGACGATCTTCTCCGACCAGGCGATCTATGACGCCGAGCTGGAGCGGATATTCGCCCGCGCCTGGAACTTCATGTGCCACGAAAGCCAGATCCCCAGGCCGGGCGACTTCCTTCTGAATTTCATCGGCGAGGAGTCGGTGATCGCGACTCGCGACAAGAAAGGCGAATTGCAGGTCCTGCTGAACAGCTGTCGGCACCGGGGCAACGCGGTGTGCCGGGCCGAACAGGGCAATGCGCGGTCGTTCCTGTGCACCTATCACGGCTGGACCTATGGCCTCGATGGCAAGCTCATCGGGGTGCCTGGCTACAAGGATTTCTACCACGAGCAACTGGACAAGAGCCAATGGGGCCTCGTCAGCGCCGCCAAGGTGGCGAGCTACAAGGGCTGGGTGTTCGCCACCATGGATCCGGAGGCGCCGGACCTAGAGGAATATCTTGGACCGGTGGGTCGCATCGGCATCGACCTGTGCGCGTCGCGCGGGGACATGATCGCGGTCGAAGGCGTCCAGAAGAACATCATCGGCTGCAACTGGAAATTGGCGGTCGATAACCTCTTTGATTACTACCACGTGGCCATCACCCACGCCTCGGCCTTCATGACCGAGTTCATGCCGGGCCGGAACGCCGCGCGCCGCGCCGCGGGCCAGAATCCGATGAACCATCGGGTCCTGCTGGGCGACTATGGCCACGCCATCGGCGGGCCGAAGGTGCCGCAGGAGGAATGGGACGCCATCGGCCTCGAGGACACGGGCCCGATCAACGAGGAATGGCGCAAGGGGCCCGTCGCGCAGGAGGCCCTGGGCGAGGCGGCGTCCGCGCTGCGGGGCCAGCCGAACATCTGGCCGAATCTTTGGCTGACCGGCGGCGGCAGCCAGTTCAGCCTGCGCCTGCCCAAGGGACCGCACGCCACCGAGATCTGGTGGTTCACCTTTGTCGACAAGAACCAGCCGCCGGAGATGCAGGCGCTGCGCGCCAAGCTGAGCACGCGTGCGTTCGGACCCGCGGGCATGCTGGAGCAGGAAGACGGCGAGAACTGGGATCAATCGACGCGGGCGACCCGCGGGCCGATCGCGCGGCGCTATCCGCTGAATTACCAGATGAACCTGCGCCGCGGAGAACCGACGATCACCGAGCAGGGCGTCCCCTACATCGACGCGGCGATCAACGAGCACGGGCAACTCTGGACCTATCTCGCCTGGGCCGAGTGGATGGATGCGGAAAGCTGGGCCGACCTGAAGGCCAACCGCACGCCGACGCCGCGCGCGCCGTTCTGA
- the katG gene encoding catalase/peroxidase HPI, producing MSEPKCPMDGGRVVGAAKLFSMTNRLWWPHQLDLGVLHQNSPRADPMAADFDYAAEFKTLDLAAVKADIFALMTQSQAWWPADYGHYGPLFIRMAWHSAGTYRVGDGRGGAGAGTQRFAPLNSWPDNANLDKARMLLWPIKQKYGRKLSWADLLVLTGNCALESMGFQTVGFGGGRADVWEPQTDIFWGPEREWLGDERYSGDRDLSHPLAAVQMGLIYVNPEGPNGTPDPLAAARDIRETFARMAMNDEETVALIAGGHTFGKAHGAGDPNQYIGPEPEGAGLEEQGKGWRNSLGDGVGVHTITSGLEGAWTEAPTRWDNGFFDVLFRYDWELTKSPAGAQQWTPKNPEAQGTVPDAHDPAVRHAPMMLTTDLALRIDPEYERISRRFHENPDQFAKAFAEAWYKLTHRDMGPHVLLLGPEAPAEPRLWQDPIPALDHPVIDAADIAALKGQILNCGLSISRLVATAWASASTFRGSDKRGGANGARIRLAPAKDWAVNEPAELAIALSRLEAIQQAFNADATGGKRVSLADLIVLGGSAAVEAAARAAGHDIEVPFTPGRMDASQDETDIQAYDVLEPKVDGFRNFISGDQTLSPEEILVDRAHLLTLSAPEMTVLIGGLRVLGANFGASPHGVFTDRPEVLSNDFFVNLLNASLTRRWAALAGQDGVFAAPGPAGEPTMTATRVDLVFGSNSQLRALSEAYGTNDAQAPFVRAFVAAWTKVMNLDRFDLA from the coding sequence ATGAGCGAACCGAAATGCCCCATGGACGGCGGCCGGGTGGTCGGCGCGGCCAAGCTGTTCAGCATGACCAACCGACTGTGGTGGCCGCATCAGCTGGACCTGGGCGTGCTGCATCAGAATTCGCCGCGGGCTGATCCCATGGCGGCGGACTTCGACTATGCGGCTGAGTTCAAGACCCTGGACCTGGCGGCGGTGAAGGCCGACATCTTCGCGTTGATGACGCAGTCGCAGGCCTGGTGGCCGGCGGACTACGGTCACTATGGCCCGCTGTTCATCCGCATGGCCTGGCACAGCGCCGGCACCTACCGCGTGGGCGACGGCCGCGGCGGGGCGGGGGCCGGGACGCAACGGTTCGCGCCGCTGAACAGCTGGCCGGATAACGCCAACCTGGACAAGGCGCGCATGCTGCTGTGGCCGATCAAGCAGAAGTACGGTCGCAAGCTGTCGTGGGCCGACCTGCTGGTGCTGACCGGCAACTGCGCCCTGGAATCCATGGGCTTCCAGACGGTAGGATTTGGCGGCGGGCGGGCCGATGTGTGGGAGCCGCAGACCGACATTTTCTGGGGTCCAGAACGTGAGTGGCTGGGCGATGAGCGCTATAGCGGCGACCGCGACCTGTCCCACCCCCTGGCCGCGGTGCAGATGGGCCTGATCTATGTCAATCCGGAAGGGCCGAACGGGACGCCCGATCCCCTGGCGGCGGCGCGCGACATCCGCGAGACCTTCGCCCGGATGGCGATGAACGACGAGGAGACCGTGGCCCTGATCGCCGGCGGCCACACCTTCGGCAAGGCGCACGGCGCGGGCGATCCGAACCAATATATCGGGCCGGAGCCGGAGGGAGCGGGTCTTGAGGAGCAGGGCAAGGGCTGGCGCAACAGCCTGGGCGACGGCGTGGGCGTCCACACCATCACCAGCGGCCTGGAAGGCGCCTGGACCGAAGCGCCGACCCGCTGGGACAACGGCTTCTTTGATGTGCTCTTCCGCTACGACTGGGAGCTGACCAAGAGCCCGGCCGGCGCCCAGCAGTGGACGCCGAAGAACCCGGAAGCCCAGGGTACAGTGCCCGACGCCCACGACCCGGCGGTGCGTCATGCGCCGATGATGCTGACGACGGATCTGGCGCTGCGGATCGACCCTGAATACGAAAGGATCTCGCGGCGCTTCCATGAGAACCCGGACCAATTCGCCAAGGCCTTCGCCGAGGCGTGGTACAAGCTGACTCACCGCGACATGGGGCCTCACGTCCTGTTGCTGGGCCCGGAAGCTCCGGCGGAGCCGCGGCTGTGGCAGGACCCGATCCCGGCGCTGGATCATCCGGTGATCGACGCCGCCGACATCGCCGCGCTGAAGGGCCAGATCCTGAACTGCGGCCTGTCGATCAGCCGCCTCGTCGCCACGGCCTGGGCCTCGGCCTCGACCTTCCGCGGCTCGGACAAGCGCGGCGGCGCCAATGGCGCGCGCATCCGGTTGGCGCCGGCCAAGGACTGGGCGGTCAATGAACCCGCCGAACTGGCCATCGCGTTGTCGCGGCTGGAGGCGATCCAGCAGGCGTTCAACGCCGACGCGACCGGCGGCAAGAGGGTGTCGCTGGCGGACCTGATCGTCCTGGGCGGATCGGCGGCGGTGGAGGCTGCGGCCCGCGCCGCCGGCCACGACATCGAGGTTCCGTTCACGCCGGGTCGGATGGACGCCAGCCAGGATGAAACGGATATCCAGGCCTACGATGTCCTGGAGCCGAAGGTGGATGGCTTCCGCAACTTCATCAGCGGCGACCAGACCCTGTCGCCGGAGGAAATTCTGGTCGACCGCGCGCATCTTCTGACGCTCAGCGCGCCGGAGATGACGGTGCTGATCGGCGGCCTGCGGGTGTTGGGGGCCAACTTCGGCGCCTCGCCGCACGGTGTCTTCACCGACCGGCCGGAAGTCCTGAGCAACGACTTCTTCGTCAACCTGCTGAACGCCAGCCTCACGCGACGCTGGGCGGCGCTGGCCGGACAGGATGGCGTGTTCGCGGCGCCGGGCCCGGCGGGCGAGCCGACGATGACCGCGACGCGTGTGGACCTCGTGTTCGGCTCAAACTCGCAGCTTCGGGCGCTCTCGGAAGCCTATGGGACGAATGACGCGCAAGCGCCGTTTGTCCGGGCCTTCGTCGCGGCCTGGACGAAGGTGATGAACCTGGATCGCTTCGATCTGGCCTAA
- a CDS encoding M23 family metallopeptidase, which produces MTLEKLRGLRAAATRRLAGERLLGAALLTLIAAPAFAIGVINHGAVERHVAQPLLQVLQAPRVETARPRHVVWLGRDIDGDGAADLVNPTGAAPRGADAYGSGAFGASRDGGQREHAGVDYVAVAGQAVRAPISGFVTKIGFPYAGDSGLFYVEIDNPALKIAARVFYVEPAVQVGQLVRLGAPIGHAQTLQARYPGGITDHVHLEMIDPGGRRMDATRLITAQLR; this is translated from the coding sequence ATGACCCTTGAAAAGCTACGCGGCCTGCGCGCCGCGGCCACCCGCCGACTGGCGGGCGAGCGGCTGCTCGGCGCCGCCCTTCTCACCTTGATCGCCGCCCCTGCCTTCGCCATCGGCGTGATCAATCATGGCGCGGTCGAGCGCCACGTGGCCCAGCCCCTGCTGCAGGTCCTGCAGGCCCCGCGCGTCGAGACGGCGCGGCCCCGCCACGTCGTCTGGCTCGGCAGGGACATCGACGGCGATGGCGCAGCCGATTTGGTCAATCCCACCGGCGCTGCGCCTCGCGGCGCAGACGCCTATGGCAGCGGGGCCTTCGGGGCTTCGCGCGACGGCGGCCAACGCGAGCATGCCGGGGTCGACTATGTCGCCGTCGCCGGTCAGGCTGTGCGCGCGCCCATCTCCGGCTTTGTCACCAAGATCGGCTTCCCTTACGCCGGGGACAGCGGCCTTTTCTATGTCGAGATCGACAACCCCGCCTTGAAGATCGCCGCCCGTGTCTTCTACGTCGAGCCAGCGGTGCAGGTCGGCCAGCTCGTTCGCCTCGGCGCCCCGATCGGCCACGCCCAGACCTTGCAGGCGCGCTATCCCGGGGGAATCACCGACCACGTCCATCTCGAGATGATCGATCCCGGCGGTCGCCGGATGGACGCCACGCGCCTGATCACCGCGCAGTTGCGCTAG